Sequence from the uncultured Draconibacterium sp. genome:
CGACCCACAAACGCAGGCGAATCGTGTTCACACCATTCTCTTTTACAATATCGAGAAAGTCTTTTGGGTCGTTTTCAAGATCGTAAAATATTGGATTGGTTAATTCTATTTCCGGTAACTGCGATAAGTCCATGGCCGCTATCAGTTCCTTTGGTTCGGGATCGGGTGAAGGATCAACCGGATCATTATTATCGTCAGAGCAGGCGGCCAAAAATAGTACTGCCGCCAGCAACATTTGTATTAGTCTAATTCGTTTCATCTTTTCTGTTCTTCATTATTTCCCGAATCACAAATGTACTTTTCAGGGGAATAAGAACCAACTTCTGCTGCCCTTATATTTGCTCCACGTTAGGCAGTTTGTAGCTTTTGTAAGCGCCGGCTAAACCAAGTAACGACAGCAGTAAAATCACGCCTTCAACCGACAACAGCGAAACCAAAGCACTTAATCCGCCTACCAGCAAAAGAATGATGCCGATAACGGTATTACTAACCGACACGTAACTGGTGCGCTCATTTCCGGTGGCCATATCGATAACATAGGTTTTGCGCCCCAAGCGAACACCCTGATGGGCAATGCCTAAAATGAACAGCACAACAGGGTAGAGCCATTTTGCACTTCGCAAGGCATCGAAATACGAAATGGTGAAAAAGATAAAGATGCCAAGAGCGGAAGCGATCAGCACCGCCACTGCCATAATATTCTTGCTCGACTTATCGGCATATTTCCCCCAAACCGGCGAGCTTACCATCGAAGCACCGCCTTTGGCAATAATAAACAATCCGAGCAGATAGGCTTCTTTTCCCACATACTCCTGCGCCAGGATAACATAGAACGGGGCCGACAAAGCTGTACACAAAAGCAGGGTGCGGGCGATGATAAAATCGCGGAAATGTTTATCTGTTTTTAGCAGGCCAAAACTCGATAAAATGCTGTCGTTGCCAGAGGTTTTATCCTCAGTTTGGCTTGGGAATTCTTTTATTTGCGCATAAATAAATGCTGCCACCAGCCAGGTTGCCGACGCGAAAAAGATGATATTGGTGTAAAAGTGTATGGTAGCATCTTTTTCCGACTGGTACAACATAAACAAACCTGCCGCCAGTACCAACACGCCCGACACCGAAACGGAATAACCTTTCATACGTCCGCGACGGGTTTTGGGGATGGTTTTCCCGATAATGTCTTTCGAGGTTAGCGAGCTCATACTTCGCGATAAGCTAAACAGTACAACAGCGGCAACAATCAGCCATCCGGCAGGAACGCCTTTAAAATACAGCGCAATAATTCCAATGGATGCGATGGCCAGAAACTGCAGCAAAGCACCTATTACCCACACCCATTTCCGGATGGAGCGTTTTCGAATAAAGGGTGCAAAAAACACTTGTGGCACCATCGATCCCGATTCGCGCAACGGTACAATTAAACTAATGAGGTAAACCGGCGCGCTTACATAGCTCATTAACCACGTTAAAACGGTTTTTGGGTTGCTCAGCGTATCGCCAAGCTGGGTGAACACATTACTGAAAATTTGTAAAAAGAAATTGTGGGGAACATATGGGCAGGCGTCCTCGGTAATGTCGGTGCAAACCCCTTGTTTGTCTCCTTTATTCAGGTACTTATAAAGTCTCTCAAACATGCTTTGTTTCTCTGCTCAACATTTTTGGTGGAATTTACAGGTATAACATTTTAGCTGAGCTATGGTTTGTTAAGACGTGGATTTATTTGTTTTTCTCTATTGCAACCAAATCTATAGTGTGACTCAACAGCTCCGGTCCTCCCAAAGCACCATGTCCGGGAACTATAATTTTTGCATCAGGATATTTTGTTTTTACCTCACGAACCGTTGTTTCCCAATCCTCGACAACAGCATCGCTGAGATTACCGAGATTTGTAGAATTGGCTGATTTTACCAGGCAGCCACCAAACAGAATTTTTTCCGTGGGAAGCCAAACTGTAATGTTGTCAAATGTATGTCCGGCACCAAAGTAACGGCATTCAATTGGTTCGCCGTAAAAATCAAAAATCAGTGAGTCGTTGAAAGCAGTTGATGGCTCCGGAATTCCCAATTCTTTACATTTGCCGATGGTCATAGAATTGGCAATTGATTCCACTCCAATACTTTTAAGGTAGGTTACACCGTCCAAACAATCGTTGTGAAAATGGCATGCGATAAGTTTTTTCACTTTAGCCGAGAACGAATTCTGAATGTATGACGTAAGCTTTTCAGTTTTCTCATTGTCCATCGGAGTGTCAATCATCAGTGCATGTCCGTTTCGGATAATTACCAAACCATTGGAAGAAAAGCGGCCAAAATTTTCCAGTTCGTCAAAAGTAATATGTACGAAAACAGAATCCTGAAGATGCAATAGTTGGATATTCTCATCAATCACAATTTTGTCGTCGGTTTGTGCGTAACATAAGGTGACTGAAATTATTCCAACTAATAACAGGAAGATGTTTTTGTAGCTCATTTTGTTATAGTATTAGGATAAATAGCAGTAGTGAAAATGGTAACTTTTCAGCTTGGAGCCGACCCTAAAAGTATAACAAATTGTTTTTGTTGAGCACTTAAAACAGCTGTTTTTTTGAGTGCTGCAGAACAGTGTTGTACCAGCTTCGGTAATTCTGTCTATACTTCGTTAACCGCAATTAAAAAAAATTGTAGCAAAAAATAGTGTAGTTATAAAGCGAAGCTATTTTAAATCGATATATTATTTGTTGTCTCTTTCTGTTGGTTTAATAATCATTCTGAAATATTGGTCTTTGTATATGTAGTACCCCAACCAGTTATACAAGGTTCTTGTTTTGTTTTTAAAATTTACCAGTCCCATAATGTGCACAAAAATCCAAATAAGCCAGGCGCTAAAACCTTTTACAGAATGTTTCTGCCCCGGAAAATCAAGCACTGCTTTATTTCTTCCGATTATTGCCAGCGAGCCTTTGTCGGTGTATTGAAATGGCTTCCACTTATTGTCTTTCCGCATTAAGTTTTCGGCCAGATTTTTTGCCTGTTGTAGCGCCGGTTGGGCCAATTGCGGGTGTCCTTTGGGATAATCTTTATCGCCGAGCACCAGTGCACAGTCTCCCAACGCATAAATATTATCGTAGGAATGGACTTGATTAAATTGGTTCGTTTTTAATCGTTTGCCCGCTCCAAAACATTCGTCAGAAAAACCCGGAAAAGTTTTAGCCGAAACTCCGGCTGCCCAAATCAGGTTTTTTGATGGAATTTCTTTGCCATTGGATAAATACACGGTTTCGTCGTGAAAATCCTTTACCATTGTATTCATGATTAAATTTACACCCAATTCCGATAATTTTTTGGTGGTGTACTTCTGGGCATGTTCCGACATGGGAGCTAATACGGATGCTTGTCCGTCAATCAGGCTAATTTCTCCAAGATCTGTTTTCTTTAATTCCGGATAATCTTTTATAATAATTGAACTTCTCATTTCGGCTAATATACCCGAAAGCTCAACTCCGGTAGGTCCTGCACCTGCAATAACAAATGTCAAATGTTTTTTCCGCTCTTCTTCATCGGGTATTCTTGTAGCGCGGTCAAGGCGGGTTAGAATAACATTTCGAAGCGACAATGAATCGCTTATGGTTTTCATTGGCAAACTTTCTCGCTCAATGTTTTTGTTCCCAAAAAAGTTTGTCTCCGTACCGGTTGCCATTACTAAAATATCATATTCCATCTCGCCGTTGCTGAGTATTATTTTGTTTTCTTCGGGTACAACTTTTTCAAGAGAGCCAAGTCGAAAACCGGCGTTTTTAAATTTTCGCAGAATTTTACGAAACGGATAACTTATTGCCGACGGTTCCATAAAACCGGTTGATACCTGGTAGATTAAAGGCGGAAAGAAATTATAGTTGTTGCTGTCGACCAATACAACCTGGTAGTCGGTTGAATTCCCTAGCCTTTTTACAAGTTCCAATCCTGCAAATCCTCCTCCCACAACAACAATCTTTTTCTTGTTTTTCATTGTAAAATTTATCTTTTACCCAAGGTAACAAAGGAAGTGGGGGCAATTGTTCTAAGAATTAAACGGGTTAAAGAAATTTGTGGTTTGGAATTGGGTAGAAGTGACTTGAAATGAATGATTTGGTGGTATGAAAAAAGCCCGGCACAAAACCGGGCTTTTGAAATTTTATTGAGAATAATATTATTTCAGCGAAATCTGTTTCTTTAAACGGATATCACCTGATGAGGCACCAACCAGCAATTCAATATCGCAAAGGTCGTTGTCCCAGGCGTGGTTCTCTTCGTTCCAGTATTGCAGGTCTTCTACCGGAATATCCATAGTTACAGTCTGACTTACACCCGGCTCAAGTGCCACACGTGTAAATGCTTTTAACTCTTTAAATGGCCATTCAACCGAAGGATTAATACGGTGTACATACACCTGAACCACTTCTTCGGCAGCCATATCGCCTGTGTTACTCAGGTTAAACGACAACGAAATGGTTTCGTCAGCTCCATAACTTTCCTGCGTGGTATTCAAATCGGCATAAGCAAATTCGGTGTACGATAAACCGTAACCAAACGGATACATTACCGGTTTGTTTTTGGTATCGAACCAGCGGTAACCCACCAGCGATTCTTCCGAATAGTAAGCTGTGTTCGGGTCGTCCTCCGGCTTGCCGTCGGCAGCATGTGCTTCCGATTCTTTCTCGTCAACAAGGTCAACAAAAATATCGCCTTTTTTGGCTCCCTGCGGATAATTACCCAGCGCATAAGCCGGCGAATCTTCCAGCTTTATGGGCAGTGTAAATGGCAAACGTCCGCTTGGCGAAATATTTCCAACCAGGATGTCGGCCAGTGCATTTCCGCCTTCGGTACCGTTAAACCACGATTGCAACAAGGCTTTCGACAATGGTTTTACGGTGTTCAAATCGTTGGGCGCGCCGCTAACCAGCACAGTAACGATATTCTCGTTTACAACACTTAATTGTTTTATTAAATCATCCTGACCCGATGGCAGGAAGATGTTTTCGCGGTCGTTGGCTTCAGTTTCCACAGCGCGGTTGTCGCCACCAATAAACAGCACAATATCGGCTTTGGCGGCCAGTACAAC
This genomic interval carries:
- a CDS encoding MFS transporter, with translation MFERLYKYLNKGDKQGVCTDITEDACPYVPHNFFLQIFSNVFTQLGDTLSNPKTVLTWLMSYVSAPVYLISLIVPLRESGSMVPQVFFAPFIRKRSIRKWVWVIGALLQFLAIASIGIIALYFKGVPAGWLIVAAVVLFSLSRSMSSLTSKDIIGKTIPKTRRGRMKGYSVSVSGVLVLAAGLFMLYQSEKDATIHFYTNIIFFASATWLVAAFIYAQIKEFPSQTEDKTSGNDSILSSFGLLKTDKHFRDFIIARTLLLCTALSAPFYVILAQEYVGKEAYLLGLFIIAKGGASMVSSPVWGKYADKSSKNIMAVAVLIASALGIFIFFTISYFDALRSAKWLYPVVLFILGIAHQGVRLGRKTYVIDMATGNERTSYVSVSNTVIGIILLLVGGLSALVSLLSVEGVILLLSLLGLAGAYKSYKLPNVEQI
- the bla gene encoding subclass B1 metallo-beta-lactamase, which produces MSYKNIFLLLVGIISVTLCYAQTDDKIVIDENIQLLHLQDSVFVHITFDELENFGRFSSNGLVIIRNGHALMIDTPMDNEKTEKLTSYIQNSFSAKVKKLIACHFHNDCLDGVTYLKSIGVESIANSMTIGKCKELGIPEPSTAFNDSLIFDFYGEPIECRYFGAGHTFDNITVWLPTEKILFGGCLVKSANSTNLGNLSDAVVEDWETTVREVKTKYPDAKIIVPGHGALGGPELLSHTIDLVAIEKNK
- a CDS encoding NAD(P)/FAD-dependent oxidoreductase, with protein sequence MKNKKKIVVVGGGFAGLELVKRLGNSTDYQVVLVDSNNYNFFPPLIYQVSTGFMEPSAISYPFRKILRKFKNAGFRLGSLEKVVPEENKIILSNGEMEYDILVMATGTETNFFGNKNIERESLPMKTISDSLSLRNVILTRLDRATRIPDEEERKKHLTFVIAGAGPTGVELSGILAEMRSSIIIKDYPELKKTDLGEISLIDGQASVLAPMSEHAQKYTTKKLSELGVNLIMNTMVKDFHDETVYLSNGKEIPSKNLIWAAGVSAKTFPGFSDECFGAGKRLKTNQFNQVHSYDNIYALGDCALVLGDKDYPKGHPQLAQPALQQAKNLAENLMRKDNKWKPFQYTDKGSLAIIGRNKAVLDFPGQKHSVKGFSAWLIWIFVHIMGLVNFKNKTRTLYNWLGYYIYKDQYFRMIIKPTERDNK